The following are from one region of the Coffea eugenioides isolate CCC68of chromosome 2, Ceug_1.0, whole genome shotgun sequence genome:
- the LOC113760531 gene encoding proteinaceous RNase P 1, chloroplastic/mitochondrial isoform X1: MALIKTSPLFHLFCKTPSALSSYTGPNCFKSLKPIMIHPKFQPQNTFSMTKTTNLCTTSAILQGPSSSSSAVPHKSRKKARSESPEILLRFKLDQCSKRGDLGEALRIYDEARADNVPLSVHHYNVLLYLCSARSNSSDDISLEKGFQIFKQMGLDNVVPNEATFTSAARLAAAKEDPEMAFDLVKKMESYGIVPKLRSYGPALFGFCKKSMADKAFEVDAHMVENGVLAEEEELLTLLRLSSEENLVEKTYEFMHRMRSTVRQVSEETAGAMEDWFKSETAADAGLKNWDVEKVKEGMVKGGGGWHGQGWLGKGKWSVVRTEMQENGVCHSCGEKLVCIDIDPKETENFANSVAKLACEREVRADFVKFQEWLAKHGPFDAVIDGANLGLINQKHFSFQQLKHVVNQLHQMSKSNRLPLVILHRSRVFGGPAQYPNNKKLLESWRNAGALYATPPGSNDDWYWLYAAVSCKCLLVTNDEMRDHLFQLLGTSFFPRWKEKHQVRLTPARPGLTLHMPPPYSIVIQESENGSWHIPTVAGDDLETPRKWVCATRTKKKNLHSIFS, translated from the exons ATGGCTCTGATTAAAACCTCTCCTCTCTTCCATCTTTTCTGCAAAACCCCTTCAGCCCTTTCTTCCTACACAGGTCCCAACTGTTTCAAATCCCTGAAACCCATAATGATCCATCCTAAGTTCCAACCCCAGAATACCTTTTCCATGACAAAGACTACCAATTTATGCACCACATCAGCCATCCTCCAAGGCCCCTCCTCCTCTTCTTCAGCAGTACCCCATAAGTCCAGGAAGAAAGCCCGCAGCGAATCCCCAGAAATCCTGCTGCGTTTCAAACTCGATCAGTGCTCTAAGCGCGGTGATTTAGGCGAGGCCCTTCGCATTTACGATGAGGCAAGGGCCGATAATGTTCCCCTCAGCGTTCACCATTATAatgttttgctttatttgtgCTCTGCTAGAAGTAATAGCAGCGACGATATTAGTTTAGAAAAGGGCTTTCAAATTTTTAAGCAAATGGGGTTGGATAATGTTGTCCCAAATGAGGCAACTTTTACTAGCGCTGCAAGATTAGCAGCTGCTAAGGAAGACCCAGAAATGGCTTTTGATTTGGTTAAGAAAATGGAGAGTTACGGGATTGTTCCGAAATTGAGGTCTTATGGACCTGCATTGTTTgggttttgtaagaaatcaATGGCGGATAAGGCTTTTGAGGTTGATGCTCATATGGTTGAGAATGGTGTTTTAGCCGAGGAGGAGGAGCTTTTGACCCTATTGAGGCTTAGTTCCGAGGAAAATTTAGTCGAGAAAACTTATGAATTTATGCATAGGATGAGGTCTACAGTTAGACAGGTATCAGAGGAGACTGCAGGTGCTATGGAGGATTGGTTTAAGTCAGAGACTGCTGCTGATGCTGGATTGAAGAATTGGGATGTGGAAAAGGTGAAGGAGGGGATGGTGAAAGGAGGAGGTGGCTGGCACGGGCAAGGGTGGctggggaaagggaaatggagtGTGGTTAGGACTGAAATGCAGGAGAACGGAGTATGTCATTCATGTGGAGAGAAGCTTGTTTGCATTGATATTGATCCTAAAGAGACGGAGAATTTTGCTAATTCAGTGGCTAAACTGGCTTGTGAGAGAGAAGTAAGGGCGgattttgtgaaatttcag GAATGGCTCGCAAAGCATGGACCTTTTGATGCAGTGATAGACGGGGCAAATCTTGGCCTCATTAATCAAAAACATTTCAGTTTCCAGCAG CTGAAACATGTTGTGAATCAGTTACACCAAATGAGCAAGTCAAATAGATTGCCACTTGTTATTTTGCACAGAAGCCGCGTGTTTGGTGGTCCTGCTCAGTACCCTAATAACAAGAAATTGTTGGAGAGTTGGAGAAATGCCGGTGCACTTTATGCTACTCCTCCTGGTTCAAACGACGATTG GTATTGGTTATATGCTGCTGTTAGTTGTAAATGTTTGTTGGTGACAAACGATGAGATGAGGGACCATTTATTCCAACTACTAGGGACTAGCTTTTTCCCACGATGGAAAGAGAAGCATCAG GTGAGATTAACTCCCGCAAGACCTGGACTTACCCTTCATATGCCTCCACCTTATTCGATAGTTATTCAG GAGTCAGAAAACGGTAGTTGGCATATACCTACTGTCGCAGGAGATGACCTTGAAACCCCAAGGAAATGGGTGTGTGCTACCaggacaaagaaaaaaaatctacatTCCATCTTCAGCTGA
- the LOC113760531 gene encoding proteinaceous RNase P 1, chloroplastic/mitochondrial isoform X2 translates to MALIKTSPLFHLFCKTPSALSSYTGPNCFKSLKPIMIHPKFQPQNTFSMTKTTNLCTTSAILQGPSSSSSAVPHKSRKKARSESPEILLRFKLDQCSKRGDLGEALRIYDEARADNVPLSVHHYNVLLYLCSARSNSSDDISLEKGFQIFKQMGLDNVVPNEATFTSAARLAAAKEDPEMAFDLVKKMESYGIVPKLRSYGPALFGFCKKSMADKAFEVDAHMVENGVLAEEEELLTLLRLSSEENLVEKTYEFMHRMRSTVRQVSEETAGAMEDWFKSETAADAGLKNWDVEKVKEGMVKGGGGWHGQGWLGKGKWSVVRTEMQENGVCHSCGEKLVCIDIDPKETENFANSVAKLACEREVRADFVKFQEWLAKHGPFDAVIDGANLGLINQKHFSFQQLKHVVNQLHQMSKSNRLPLVILHRSRVFGGPAQYPNNKKLLESWRNAGALYATPPGSNDD, encoded by the exons ATGGCTCTGATTAAAACCTCTCCTCTCTTCCATCTTTTCTGCAAAACCCCTTCAGCCCTTTCTTCCTACACAGGTCCCAACTGTTTCAAATCCCTGAAACCCATAATGATCCATCCTAAGTTCCAACCCCAGAATACCTTTTCCATGACAAAGACTACCAATTTATGCACCACATCAGCCATCCTCCAAGGCCCCTCCTCCTCTTCTTCAGCAGTACCCCATAAGTCCAGGAAGAAAGCCCGCAGCGAATCCCCAGAAATCCTGCTGCGTTTCAAACTCGATCAGTGCTCTAAGCGCGGTGATTTAGGCGAGGCCCTTCGCATTTACGATGAGGCAAGGGCCGATAATGTTCCCCTCAGCGTTCACCATTATAatgttttgctttatttgtgCTCTGCTAGAAGTAATAGCAGCGACGATATTAGTTTAGAAAAGGGCTTTCAAATTTTTAAGCAAATGGGGTTGGATAATGTTGTCCCAAATGAGGCAACTTTTACTAGCGCTGCAAGATTAGCAGCTGCTAAGGAAGACCCAGAAATGGCTTTTGATTTGGTTAAGAAAATGGAGAGTTACGGGATTGTTCCGAAATTGAGGTCTTATGGACCTGCATTGTTTgggttttgtaagaaatcaATGGCGGATAAGGCTTTTGAGGTTGATGCTCATATGGTTGAGAATGGTGTTTTAGCCGAGGAGGAGGAGCTTTTGACCCTATTGAGGCTTAGTTCCGAGGAAAATTTAGTCGAGAAAACTTATGAATTTATGCATAGGATGAGGTCTACAGTTAGACAGGTATCAGAGGAGACTGCAGGTGCTATGGAGGATTGGTTTAAGTCAGAGACTGCTGCTGATGCTGGATTGAAGAATTGGGATGTGGAAAAGGTGAAGGAGGGGATGGTGAAAGGAGGAGGTGGCTGGCACGGGCAAGGGTGGctggggaaagggaaatggagtGTGGTTAGGACTGAAATGCAGGAGAACGGAGTATGTCATTCATGTGGAGAGAAGCTTGTTTGCATTGATATTGATCCTAAAGAGACGGAGAATTTTGCTAATTCAGTGGCTAAACTGGCTTGTGAGAGAGAAGTAAGGGCGgattttgtgaaatttcag GAATGGCTCGCAAAGCATGGACCTTTTGATGCAGTGATAGACGGGGCAAATCTTGGCCTCATTAATCAAAAACATTTCAGTTTCCAGCAG CTGAAACATGTTGTGAATCAGTTACACCAAATGAGCAAGTCAAATAGATTGCCACTTGTTATTTTGCACAGAAGCCGCGTGTTTGGTGGTCCTGCTCAGTACCCTAATAACAAGAAATTGTTGGAGAGTTGGAGAAATGCCGGTGCACTTTATGCTACTCCTCCTGGTTCAAACGACGATTG A